In the Methanosphaera cuniculi genome, one interval contains:
- the dcd gene encoding dCTP deaminase, which yields MAILSDIDIKKALDEKKIIIDPLKDEKQIQPSSVDLRIGNKFKGFKIITKPFIDPFDEVDLESYMEEITISEKQPFIIHPGEFTLATTYETVKLPSDIVARVEGRSSIGRLGITMHVTAGYIDPGFEGKITLEISNIGKMPVALYPGQRVCQIVFETMTSPSVEPYGHHTRDSKYMNQKGPQVSKIKQDFDIKGE from the coding sequence ATGGCAATACTAAGTGATATTGATATAAAAAAAGCACTGGATGAAAAAAAGATAATAATTGATCCACTAAAGGATGAAAAACAAATCCAACCATCATCAGTAGATCTAAGAATAGGAAATAAATTCAAAGGATTTAAAATAATAACAAAACCATTCATAGATCCATTTGATGAAGTAGACCTGGAATCATACATGGAAGAAATAACAATAAGTGAAAAACAACCCTTCATAATACACCCAGGAGAATTTACACTCGCAACAACATATGAAACAGTAAAACTACCATCAGACATAGTAGCACGAGTAGAAGGAAGATCATCCATAGGACGTCTAGGAATAACTATGCATGTAACAGCAGGATACATTGACCCAGGATTTGAAGGAAAAATAACCCTAGAAATTTCAAATATAGGAAAAATGCCAGTAGCATTATATCCAGGACAAAGAGTATGTCAAATAGTATTTGAAACAATGACATCACCATCAGTAGAACCATATGGTCATCACACACGTGATAGTAAATATATGAACCAAAAAGGACCACAAGTAAGTAAAATAAAACAAGACTTTGACATAAAAGGAGAATAG